A window of Esox lucius isolate fEsoLuc1 chromosome 18, fEsoLuc1.pri, whole genome shotgun sequence contains these coding sequences:
- the LOC105017691 gene encoding potassium channel subfamily K member 13: MACRSGCCCGFGPFNEDNARFLMLAVFIVLYLFCGAAVFSALEQPMEEEAKERWVQRFEQFSLKYNLSKKELDNFLRNYEEANVAGIRVDTIRPRWDFTGAFYFVGTVVSTIGFGMTTPATNGGKIFLIFYGLIGCAATILFFNLFLERVITVIALVLKSCHERRHLHKAVLPQNGGRRFYEGGGGGSRGEGLAGWKPSVYCVMLILGAAAILVSCCASAMYSAVEGWGYLDSLYYCFVAFSTIGFGDMVSSQRSAYGEGNENQTAYRLGNFLFILTGVCCIYSLFNVISIVIKQVLNWLLRSLERPCCCPGRVAHHPHHRQPRRNVVVPGHLRARRDLSIETDTVNESEADGRRMSGEMISMRDFLAANKVNLAIMQKQLSEMANGHPRQSGTSSRHNGFSEGVGALGIMNNRLAETSVDR, translated from the exons ATGGCTTGCCGGAGCGGCTGCTGTTGTGGCTTCGGTCCTTTTAACGAAGACAACGCAAGGTTCCTGATGTTAGCGGTATTCATAGTCCTTTACCTCTTCTGCGGTGCCGCTGTCTTTTCAGCACTGGAACAGCCAATGGAAGAGGAGGCGAAAGAACGCTGGGTACAACGATTTGAACAGTTCAGTCTAAAGTATAACCTAAGCAAGAAAGAGCTAGACAACTTCTTGAGGAACTACGAGGAGGCGAACGTGGCTGGGATCCGTGTGGACACTATCAGACCTCGGTGGGACTTCACCGGCGCATTCTACTTCGTTGGGACCGTGGTCTCGACCATCG GGTTTGGAATGACCACGCCAGCGACCAACGGTGGCAAGATCTTCCTCATTTTCTACGGCCTGATTGGCTGCGCTGCCACAATCTTGTTCTTCAACCTTTTCCTGGAGCGTGTCATCACCGTCATCGCCCTCGTCCTCAAGTCCTGCCATGAGCGACGTCACCTCCACAAGGCCGTGCTTCCTCAAAATGGCGGCCGGCGCTTCTACGAGGGAGGCGGCGGAGGCAGTAGAGGGGAGGGGCTGGCCGGGTGGAAGCCTTCGGTATACTGTGTGATGTTGATCCTGGGTGCTGCCGCCATCTTGGTCTCCTGCTGTGCGTCCGCCATGTACTCTGCCGTCGAAGGCTGGGGGTACCTCGACTCGCTCTACTATTGCTTTGTGGCATTCAGCACCATTGGCTTTGGGGACATGGTGAGCAGCCAGAGGTCAGCGTATGGCGAGGGAAACGAGAACCAGACAGCGTATCGGCTGGGCAACTTCCTGTTCATCCTGACAGGAGTCTGCTGTATCTACTCCCTTTTCAACGTCATCTCCATTGTCATCAAACag GTGCTGAACTGGCTGTTGAGGAGCCTGGAGCGCCCATGTTGTTGCCCAGGTCGGGTGGCCCACCACCCACACCACAGACAACCCCGGAGGAATGTGGTGGTACCCGGACACCTCAGGGCCAGACGGGACCTCTCCATCGAGACAGACACGGTGAACGAGAGTGAGGCGGATGGACGGAGGATGTCTGGCGAGATGATATCCATGAGAGATTTTCTGGCTGCCAATAAg gTGAATTTAGCCATAATGCAGAAGCAGCTGTCAGAGATGGCGAATGGTCACCCTCGCCAGTCAGGCACCAGCTCCCGCCACAACGGGTTCTCCGAAGGGGTGGGCGCCCTGGGCATCATGAACAACCGCCTGGCAGAGACCAGTGTAGACAGATAG